The Pseudomonas sp. DG56-2 genome contains a region encoding:
- a CDS encoding carboxymuconolactone decarboxylase family protein produces MGDNTKTGEQVRRQVMGDTFVDRALGNATAFTQPLQDFVNEHAWGSVWSREGLPLKTRSLITLAALTALKCPQELKGHVRGALNNGCSVEEIREALLHCAVYAGVPAAIDAFRAAQEVIDSYQNS; encoded by the coding sequence ATGGGCGACAACACCAAAACCGGCGAGCAGGTCCGCCGCCAAGTCATGGGCGACACCTTTGTCGACCGTGCACTGGGAAATGCCACAGCGTTCACCCAGCCGCTACAGGACTTCGTCAACGAACATGCCTGGGGCAGTGTATGGAGCCGTGAAGGTTTGCCGTTGAAAACCCGCAGCCTGATTACCCTGGCTGCGCTGACAGCACTTAAATGCCCACAGGAACTCAAGGGCCACGTACGCGGCGCCTTGAACAATGGTTGCAGTGTCGAAGAGATTCGTGAAGCGTTGCTGCATTGCGCAGTGTATGCCGGTGTTCCGGCGGCAATCGACGCGTTTCGCGCCGCCCAGGAAGTGATCGATAGCTACCAGAACAGCTGA
- a CDS encoding amino acid permease, with translation MQDEITPERLHRGLKNRHIQLIALGGAIGTGLFLGIAQTIQLAGPSVLLGYAIAGVIAFFIMRQLGEMVVEEPVSGTFSHFAHRYWSEFAGFMSGWNYWVLYVLVGMAELTAVGIYIQYWWPGFPTWATAAIFFAIINLINLSQVKVFGEMEFWFALIKVVAIVSMIAFGGYLLISGNGGPDASVANLWQHGGFFPNGIGGLMMALAVIMFSFGGLELVGITAAEADNPKHSIPRATNQVIYRILIFYIGALAVLLALYPWQKVVQGGSPFVMIFHALDSNVVATILNLVVLTAALSVYNSCVYCNSRMLFGLAVQGDAPKRLLKVNARGVPLAALGISALATGLCVVINYLMPAEAFGLLMALVVSSLVINWGIISITHLKFRRAKHAAGQTTFYKSWGYPLTNYVCLGFLALILVIMYLTPGIRISVLLIPAWLAVLGVAFWLKKKGHKAAVAAD, from the coding sequence ATGCAAGACGAGATCACCCCAGAACGGCTGCACCGGGGGCTGAAAAACCGCCATATCCAGTTGATTGCGCTGGGGGGCGCTATCGGCACCGGTCTGTTTCTTGGGATTGCACAAACAATCCAGCTGGCCGGCCCCTCAGTATTGCTCGGTTATGCCATTGCCGGTGTGATTGCCTTTTTCATCATGCGCCAGTTGGGTGAGATGGTGGTCGAAGAGCCGGTGTCCGGCACCTTCAGCCACTTCGCTCATCGCTACTGGAGCGAGTTCGCCGGGTTCATGTCCGGCTGGAACTACTGGGTGCTCTACGTACTGGTTGGTATGGCCGAACTGACGGCCGTGGGTATTTACATTCAGTATTGGTGGCCGGGCTTTCCGACCTGGGCGACCGCCGCCATCTTCTTCGCGATAATCAACCTGATCAACCTTAGCCAGGTGAAAGTCTTTGGCGAGATGGAGTTCTGGTTTGCTTTGATCAAGGTCGTTGCCATCGTCAGCATGATTGCCTTTGGTGGCTACTTGCTGATCAGTGGCAATGGTGGGCCTGACGCCAGCGTTGCCAACCTGTGGCAGCACGGCGGCTTTTTCCCCAATGGCATCGGTGGCCTGATGATGGCCCTGGCAGTGATCATGTTTTCCTTCGGTGGCCTGGAACTGGTGGGTATCACCGCCGCTGAAGCCGACAATCCCAAGCACAGCATTCCCCGCGCGACTAACCAGGTTATCTATCGCATTCTGATTTTCTACATTGGTGCCCTTGCAGTGCTGTTGGCATTGTATCCGTGGCAGAAAGTAGTGCAGGGCGGCAGTCCCTTCGTGATGATTTTTCATGCCCTGGACAGCAACGTTGTCGCCACCATCCTCAACCTGGTGGTGCTGACCGCGGCGCTTTCGGTCTACAACAGCTGTGTGTACTGCAACAGCCGCATGCTCTTCGGCCTGGCTGTGCAGGGTGATGCACCCAAGCGTCTGCTCAAGGTCAATGCCAGGGGCGTACCGTTGGCAGCCTTGGGGATTTCAGCGCTGGCGACCGGCTTGTGTGTGGTAATCAACTACCTGATGCCGGCTGAAGCCTTTGGCTTGCTGATGGCGTTGGTGGTGTCATCGCTGGTAATCAACTGGGGCATTATCAGCATTACCCACTTGAAGTTCCGTCGCGCCAAGCATGCTGCAGGCCAAACGACGTTCTACAAGAGCTGGGGCTATCCGCTGACCAACTATGTGTGCCTGGGTTTTCTGGCCCTGATTCTGGTCATCATGTACCTGACCCCAGGCATCCGCATTTCGGTGTTGCTGATTCCAGCCTGGCTGGCGGTACTGGGTGTGGCTTTCTGGTTGAAGAAGAAAGGCCACAAGGCCGCCGTCGCTGCCGATTGA
- a CDS encoding AEC family transporter — protein MLALFLQTLNITAPVFAMLFMGVLLKRIHAINDGFIHTASALVFNVCMPALLFLGIYHADLTTAVQPQLLLYFAAATLIGFGLAWGMAIWRCPREDRGIYTQGAFRGNNGVIGLALAASMYGDYGISLGAILAGLVILLYNSLSVVVLAVYSPSAKSDPWSICKSILRNPLIISVLLAALLAYGQVALPNWLLTSSDYLAQMTLPLALICIGGTLSLTSLRQSGGLAVSVSLLKMVWLPLLATVGAFLCGFRGAELGILFLYFGSPTAAASYVMARSSNGNHQLAAAIIVITTLMAAITTNIGIFFLQWGGWI, from the coding sequence ATGCTCGCCCTTTTCCTTCAGACGCTGAACATCACGGCACCTGTGTTTGCCATGTTGTTCATGGGCGTGCTGCTCAAACGTATCCATGCAATCAACGACGGCTTTATCCACACCGCCTCGGCATTGGTGTTCAACGTTTGTATGCCGGCGCTGCTGTTCCTGGGGATTTATCACGCCGACCTGACCACGGCAGTGCAGCCGCAATTGCTGCTCTATTTTGCCGCCGCCACCCTTATCGGCTTTGGTCTGGCCTGGGGCATGGCAATCTGGCGTTGCCCGCGGGAAGACCGCGGGATCTACACCCAAGGTGCGTTTCGCGGCAACAACGGGGTGATTGGTCTGGCGCTGGCGGCGAGCATGTATGGCGACTATGGCATTTCACTCGGCGCTATTCTCGCCGGCCTGGTCATCCTGCTCTACAACTCGCTATCAGTGGTGGTGCTTGCGGTGTACAGCCCCAGTGCCAAGTCCGACCCCTGGAGTATCTGCAAAAGCATTCTGCGCAACCCACTGATCATCAGTGTGCTGCTCGCGGCTCTGCTCGCTTATGGGCAGGTTGCATTGCCTAATTGGCTGCTGACCTCGAGCGATTACCTTGCACAAATGACCTTGCCGCTGGCACTGATTTGCATCGGTGGCACATTGTCGCTGACGTCCCTGCGCCAAAGTGGCGGGTTGGCGGTGAGTGTCAGTCTGCTGAAAATGGTCTGGCTGCCACTACTGGCCACCGTGGGTGCTTTTCTCTGTGGTTTTCGTGGCGCCGAACTGGGTATTTTGTTCCTCTATTTCGGTAGTCCCACGGCAGCTGCTAGCTATGTGATGGCCCGATCCAGCAATGGCAACCATCAGCTAGCCGCAGCGATCATCGTAATAACTACGCTGATGGCAGCGATTACCACCAATATCGGCATCTTTTTCTTGCAGTGGGGCGGCTGGATCTAG